The sequence below is a genomic window from Gossypium hirsutum isolate 1008001.06 chromosome A11, Gossypium_hirsutum_v2.1, whole genome shotgun sequence.
TTTATATGTTCTTGATTTCACTCACAATCTCCTTTTTGTTTCCAAACTCACTCAGAAACTATATTGTGCAGTTCTTTTTTATCctgatttttgtttattttaggaTCTCTCCACTTGAAGGACGAAGGGGATTGATAAAAGGTCTAGAGGGCTCTATGTGTTTGTGTCACCTGAAATTTCTTCTGTTTTTTCTTACTGATTGTAATTCCAATTCAGTCTTGTAATTCCAATTAAGTTTCTACATTTGGTTGTGCTTTAGCTTCTAAAGGTCCAAAATGTATGTCTTCCTTTAATAATAATACAACTATTTGGCATACTTGTTTGGGGCATGCTGCTTTTGCCAAAATGAATAAAATCTCTTATTTGCATCTTGGTAAGCTCACTGTCAATAAGATTCATCTATGTGACATCTATCATTTAGCAAAACAAACCAAGATACCATTCTCATTAAGTTAGTCTAAGTGTTGGAACATTAACAGCAAACAAAGGCAAACAGGAACAAATTGGAAATTGAGccaaaaaaaactgaaaaaagaTTCATGTATTTTATTACAATTGATAATATAAACGGGTTACAAAACATGTGACAGTTACCTAATGAATTAACTACTCCCACTAATACATGACAAATTCAAAACTAAAACTTACACACAAAAGAAATAGCTGACATGTTAACTCTTATATCAAGTTCAAATCAAAACTAATCTTACTGACTCATAtaacaaaatattacaaattacaAGTTAACTAAAACAAGTTCTATTTGAACTAAACAAATACAAAACACTACTGCTTCTCTTAGTTTTGCTTCGATTTTAGTCTGCTTGGTAAGCTGCTGCTGTTGGTCACTTATTGCATTGCAGACCAAtgctcaacactcctccttggcctGTATGCAACATACACCAATTTTTCTTCTTAAAACTTCAAACCTTGTAGCACCGAGTAGCTTGGTCAAAATATCAGGCAATTGGTTTTCTGAGCTACAATTAACAAGACTGACTTCTTTTGATTGCTCAGCCTCTCGAACAAAATGAAGTTTGATCTTAAAATGTTTGGTTTTACtatgaaaaattgaatttttgGCTATGGCAACTGTTGATTGGTTATCAACCATGATTTCAGTTGGTTGTGTTTGTTCTTTATTCAAGTCAAATAAAAGtttcctaagccaaatggcttgattaacagcTATAGCAGCCGCAATGTACTCTGCTTCAGCTATGGATTGAGCAACAGTTTGTTACTTCTTTGAGCTCCAATAGAAAACTCCTAATCTAAGAGTAAAGAAATAACcagaggtgcttttcatgtcattgaCAGGGCCAGCCCAATCACTATCAGAATATCCAGATAGCTTAAgctcttttccttttttaaactTGACTCCATAGCTCAAAGTCCCCTTGACATATCTGAGGATTCTCTTAGCTGCTTTAAAGTGAACCACATAATAACAGTgcataaatctaaaaaaaaggcTAACACCAAAACACCAAACATAATATCAAGCCTAGTTGTAGTTAAGTAAAGTAAGCAACCTACTAGGCTTCGATATTCCCTCTTATCAATCCTCCCTTGATTCCCATTACTAGTCAGCTTCTCTCATTGAGCCACTGGTGTGCTGACTATTTTACAATTAGTTATACAGAATCTGTTGATAATCTTCAAAGCAAAAGCATGTTGGCTGATGAAAATACCTTGATCAGATTGGTtcacttccatgccaaggaagtaagtcatgacTTCCAAATCTGTCATTTCAAACCTCTCATGCATTTTCATTTTGAATtcactaatcaatttatttttgctTCCAGTCACAAGCAAATCATCCACATAGAGTGATACAATCAGCAAAGTCTCATTTTTTGACCTCTTCACATAAAGTGTAGATTCACTAGCACTTTTTTAAAACTCAAGCCTAGATAGGTATGTGTCAACcctgtcataccaggcccttggtgcctcCTTCAGGCTATACAGAGCCTTTTTCAGCTTATAAACCTTGTCCTCTTCTCCTAGGACCTTACACCCTTCAGGTTGCTCAATGAATATCTTCTCTTTGAGGAAGCCATTAAGAAATGCTGACTTGACATCCAATTGGTGAACCTTCCATTGTTTCTGAGCAGCTAAGGCAAACAGTAGCTTGATTGTGTCAAGCCTTACTACTGGTGCAAAAGTCTCCATGAAATCGATGTCATACTGCTGATTGTAGCCTTTCACCACAAGccttgccttgtgcttgttcaATGAGCCATCAGCATTATACTTGGCTCTAAACACCCACTTGACACCTATGACTTTCTTATGATCTGGTCTATCCACCAATTCCTAAGTGTCATTCTCATGAATCATATCTAATTCAGCTTCCATGGCTTTCTTCCAATGTTTATCCCTTACAGCTTCCTCAAAATCAAAAGGTTCAACTGTTGCAACATCACATCTTTGATAGATGTCAACAATAGTTTTAGTGCCTCTCACAGGAGCATCATCAAAGTCTTCATTGCTGGGCTCATTTTCAAATGGTTCCAAGTTCCTGTTAAGTTGATCTTCTTCAATCAGCCTTGCTTCTACTCTATCCCAACTCCAAACCTTTTCTTCACTAAATCTAATATCCCTACTCACcacaattttctttgttgaaggatCAAACACCTTGTATCCCTTCTTAATGTTGTTGTAGCCAACAAAGATTCCTAAAACAGCCATTCTTTCAAGTTTGGTTCTCTTCTCAATAGAAATGTGAGCATAACAGACACAGCCAAAAACTTTGAGGTGTAAAACTGTTGGCTTGAGTCCATGCCAGGCTTCAAAAGGATTTTTTTTGCTTCAAAGCATGTGTCGGGAACTTGTTGAGCATGTATACTGAGGTATtgacagcctcagcccaaaatttgcTTAGTAGCTTGCTTTGAAATAGCAAATATCTGGCCATATTCAACACTGTTCTATTATTTCTCTCACATACTCCATTCTACTGAGGAGTATAAGCTATTTTAAGCTAATGATGAATTCTTGCTTGTTCACACAGCTtttgaaatctttcaaataggtactcagtgccattgtctATTCTCAAAGCCTTGATTTTGCAAGCTGACTAGTTCTCAGCTAGTGCTTTGAATTTGCTAAAGGCTTCAAACATTTCATACTTTTGCTTCAAGAAATAAACGCAGCAAAACCTGGTCAGATCATTAATGAATAGCACAAAATATCTACTGTCATTCAAAGAATGAGTCCTCATTAGCCCACAGACATCAGAATAAACCAGCTCAAGCTTGTCTCTAGCCCTCCATGCCTTGTTGACTGCAAAAGGTAATCTAGCCTGCTTACCTAGCTAGCAGACTTCACAAACAGTGTCTCTAACTTCAACTTTTGACATGTCATCTACCAAATTCAACTTGTACAGTAGATCAAGTGATCTAAAATTGACATGGCCTAGTCTCCTATGCCAAAGACCAGCATTATCAGCAAGGTTGGTGTAAGCCTTCTTCTCAAGTTAATTCACATCAAGCATAAAACACCTATCAGTCATTTTTATTGTGACCAACTTTTGACCATGTGTGTCTTCAACAATGTAAGAGTCATTCTTAAAAACTAATGAGTACCATTTTTCTACTAGCTAACCAACACTAAGTAGATTCTCATCTATGTTAGACACAAAAAACACATCAGAAATTACTTTGTTACCTGAACAAGTATTGATCACCATATTGCCTCTGCCTTTGGCTTCAATCATGCTCCCATtgccaattctgattttaaagaTAAAACTTCTATCGAAATCCTTAAACAACCTCTCATCAGCTGCCATATGATGTGTGCAACACTATCCACTAACCAATTACTTCTGACTTTACTTGAGGATGCAAAATAATAGGCTGTGAAAACATGCTCCTCTTGAGCTTGAAGATCCCCAGTAACCTGAGCTTGAATTTGTTGCTAAGCTAGTGCCTTCCCTTTGTTCTTACACACCTTCTCAACATGGCCAAGCTGTTTGCAGCTTCTGCACTAGATGTCTGGCTTGTACCAACAATATTTCTCCAAATGTATGGTCTTCTTGCAATAAATGCATGGTGGGAACCTCTTCTTGCCTACATCCCTCCTTGGTTTCTCCCTTTTATTGAGCCAAAGCTTCTTCCCTTTGTGGCTTGAACCTGAGCCTTCTTTGGCCTTTACTTGGAAAGCTCCTTCAGAATGCTCTTCCTACCCGTTGGCTCGTTGGCCCTCCTTTGCTCAAGTGAATACAAGGAGTTTATCAGCTCAGATAGTGAGATGATTGACAAGTCTCTCAAGTccttaagtaatgaaattttttattcaaacttcTCAGGAAAAGTAGTGATGACTTTTTCAACAACTCTACTTTCACTAAAGTCTTCTCCAAGGAGCCTTATACTGTTGACAGTAGCCATGATCCTATCTGAGTACTGCTTTATAGTCTCTGACtctttcatcttcaaattttcaaaatctttcCTGAGATTGATCAACTGTTGCTGCTTTGTTTTGTCTGAAcccatgaactcctccttcagcttctcCCATGCTTGCTTAGGTGAATTGCGAGCCATTATCCTGGTAAAGATAACATCAGGCACATCATTTTGCAAGAAAGCTAAAACTTTATGTTTCTTAGTGTTCTCTTCACTATACTACCTTATTTGAGCAATCGTGGGATTGGCcctcaatggaggtggttcagcaTCATTCTCTACTACATTCCACAAATCTTGTGCCTGGAGATATGTCTTCATTTTTACCACCCAAATGTGATAATTTTCTCCTGTGAACACTGGTGGTGGAGGTGGAGTAAAGCTCATTTTGCTGAAACAAACTCAACAGattcaatttctttcttctcAAGATTTTGTTTTCTCAAAAAACATCCAACAACTGAGGCCCTCAAAGATGACAGGCTCTGATTACCATTTGTTGGAACATTAACAACAAATAAAGGCAAGCAGGAACAAATTGAAAACAAAACGAAACTGAAGAGGAAATTGATCCAAAAAATAACTGAAAAAAGATTCATGTATTTCATTATAATTGATAATATAAATAGGTTACAAAACATGTGATAGTTACCTAATGAATTAACTACTCCCACTAATACATGACAAATTCAAAACTAAAACTTACACACAAAAAAAATAGCTGACATGTTAGCTATTACATCAAGTACAAATCAAAACTAATCTTACTAACTCATAtaacaaaatattacaaattacaAGTTAACTAAAACAAGTTACATTTGAACTAGACCAAAACAAAACACTACTGCTGCTCTTGGCTCTACTTCGATTTTAGTCTGCTTGGTAAACTGCTGCTGTTAGTCACTTGTTGCATTGCAGACCAATGCTCAACACTAAGTCTTCTTCACCTTTTGGACTGGTTCATATTGATTTGTAGGGACCATATAGAATCTCTACACATAGTGGTCATCGTTCCGTTCTTACTATAGTTGATGATTACAATAGGATGACTTGGGTATACTTGTTAGGATTGAAATTTGACACAATTCTTCATCTAAAAAATTTTCTTTATCCTTGTCCAAAACCATTTTTCTACAACTATTAAGTATTTACGCAGTGATAATGGGACTGAATTCTTCAATATAGCTTGTTCAAACTTATTTTTTTCCTTAGGAATTGTTCATCAAAGTAGCTATATCTCTACTTCTCAGCAAAATGGggtaacaaaaagaaaacataaacatTTGTTAGAAATTTCTAGGGCCATTCAATTTCAGTCCAAAGTGCCTATTAAGTTTTTGGGGGAGTGTGTTAAAACTGCTTGTTACTTTCTTAATAcatttctctcttctttcttaaACTGGAAAGCACCTTTTGCTATACTTTATAACAAAAAACCTACTTTTTCTCATCTTAGAGTATTTGGCTACCTTTTTTATGCTACTTGTCCTAATTATCATGACAAGTTTTCTCCTAAGGCTATACCTTTTGTTTTCATGGGTTACTCAAAAAGGTTACAATCTCTTTAATCTACAAACCAAATCTTTTTTTGTCAATAGGGATGTTATTTTTCATGAGACCATTTTTCCATTCCAATTTCCTCAAGATCTTATTTCCAGTTTCTTTCTCTCTGAACCACAAATTTCTGATGATGAATTTTTAGCTCTCACTCCTCAATCTTCACCTCAACCTTCATAATTatcttcttttccatattctccTGTCTCAACAAGTACCCTTCCCCAAAGTCAGTCTTCACATCGGTCACCACAAAGTCAGTCTTCACAAATCCAGTTACAATCTTAGTCACAAAATCCTTCAGAAGTTAAAAAGTCTACTAAAGTATCTTGACCACCTCATTGGTTGAATGATTATGTGTATTCCTGCCAATCCTTCATCCTTCCAGGTCAATACccaaattttcatcatctttcataTTCTCAATTACCTAAACACACTCAAGATTACTTATCTTCTACATCCACACTTGTTGAACCACACACATATACTGAAGCCATAACAAATCCCTTATGGGTTCAAGCTAAGAAAGAGGAGATTCAAGCTTTGGGAAATAATCATACATGGTCTATAGTATCTTTGCCCCTGGTAAAACTCTCATTGGCTGCAAATGGGTTTATAAGATTAAATACATGGCCTCTGGTGCTGTTAAAAGACTCAAAGCACGTCTTACTGCTAAAGGATACAATTAAAGAGAATGTATTGACTACACAGAAACCTTCTCTCCAATGGCCAAATTGGTTACTATTCGACCTCTCCTTACCCTTGCTACAGTTTTTTTACTGGCTTTTATATCAATGGATGTCTACAATGCTTTTTTACAAGGTGATTTAGTTGAGGAAGTCTACATGAAGCTACCTCAAAGATTTTGTAGCCAGGGGGAGAACAAAGTATGTTTGCTGCAAAAGTCTATATAGTTTAAAGTAGGCATCTAGGCAATGGAACATGAAGCTAACTGAGGCATTACTAGTTGCTGGATTTCAACAGAGTAATTTTGATTACTCTATGTTCAACCCTTAAAAAATGGATTAGCAATGGCTTAATAAAGGGATTACCATGGGACTTAGACAACTACTTGGGGCTATCTACTCCAACTGGCAAAAGGGAAGGGTGACAGTTTATTAGTCATGTTGATAGATGTGGATGATTTAATGATCACTAGGAATAACGAAGGGATGATTGCTAAGTTGAAAGGCATATTAAATCAGAACTTTAAAATGAAAGACGTGGGAAAATTGAAGTATTTTCTTGGATTCGAAGTTCTAAGATCAAAAGAGGGAATTTTGTTGAATTAGAGGAAATATGCCATGGAGCTTATTGAAGATGCAGGATTAGGAGGAGCTAAGCCTGCTCCAACTTCTCTAGAACATAATTTAAAGCTTACTATAGTTGAGTTTGATGAAACACTACAGTAGAATTCTGGTGATTCCCTAATTGAAGACAAGACAATTTATCAGAGATTATTAGAAGATTGCTTTATTTGACTCATACCAGGTCAAACATTACTTATGCAGTGCAACATTTGAGTCAATTTATGCAGCAGCCTAAGAATTCACATCTTGAAGCAGCATTGAGAGTTGCGAGATATGTGAAGAAAGAACCAGGGCAAGGCTTGTTATTCAAAGCTTCAAAGGATATCCAAATGGTGGCCTATTGTGATTAGATTGGGCTTCATGCTCAATGTCGAGAAGTTCAGTGACAAGTTTTTGCATTAAATTAGGAGATTCTTTGGTATCTTGAAAGTCAAAGAAGCAAAACACTGTTGCACGATCATCAGCTAAAGCTGAATATAGAAGCATGGCTATGAAATGTTAACTGAACTATTGGAAAAACTAGAAATAAAGAATGTAACTCCAGTTAAACTTTTCAGCGACAGTAAGTCAACCATTCAGATAGCTGCCAATCTTGTATTCCATGAAAGAAACTAAACTCATTGAAATAGATCCCCACTTTGTTCGAGAGAAGGTACAAGCGAGATTGATGCAAACAGAACATGTATCTTCAACAGATCAGATTGCAGGTATCCTGACCAAGGCCTTGGGAATTCAACAGCATAATTACTTGATGAGTGAATTGGTGGTTAAAAACATATTTCAACCAccaacttgagggggagtgttgaaGAAAGAAACTATAATTAGTTAGAAATTAGTAGCAGTGGTTAGCTGTTAGTTTATAAAAATAGTTAGTCAGTTTGTAAGTAGTTATAGTTTACAATTTAGATATATAATGTCATCACTTTTAAGTTAACTGAGAGGAGATAGACGAAAGTTGATTCTTAATATTCTCTCTCTAACTTCTCAACAGTTACACTGTTATTTTTAATCTGAGGAACTAATATCGATTCTGCATTAGGGTAATGCCAGTATGCTTCTGATTCCATAAACATATCTTAGTTTTTGATCGCCTGAATCCAACATAATTATCTTGATTTCACCATAAATATACAagttatattcttatattaaagACAATTTGTTATTAAAAACAACTTCAGTCCTCATCAACCATGCATACTGACAAAACTGCAGCAACCATCGCCGTAAGCCACCTGTCTTTCTAAAACAAGCTACAGTTCATTCGCATAATTTTATTCGGGATCACAAACCATTTGCTTCTTTATTGCTTCTAGTGTTCTTAATTTCCAGAAAATTTGCAGTACATAATTATTAACATTAATATAAGTCGGTAATTAGCCTCCATTAAAATGGTAGGCAGCATGCGAGGGGGGGTTGGAAAAGGAGAAGGGTAGGTTGAGGCAGGGAAGCATGCAGGGTGGTCTAAGGGTTTGGTTGTTGAAGTCCGTAAATCTAACCCTCATGCGCCTTCACGAGAAAATCATAACACATTTCACCTCCAATTTTCCTGGggtttcttctttttctatttataaCCGGTTGCAACTCAAATATAATCTTTGGCTGCTTTCTGATTTTTGTATATTACCATCTTTCCATGCATTTTCCCCTCCCACTAGGAAAATAGTTGTAACTTGGTATTGATAGGAGAGGTCCGATGCTTATCAGTACAGCTCCGACGATCGGCGGAAACAGCATTGATAGAAAGCTTCATTTCTCCAGGTTAGTTTGATAGGCAATCTCACACACCCATATACAATTCCTTGTATGcttttttcctttgaaaataaATGTTATGGTGATAGTGAAAAGCTCGCTCTTAATTTGTATATCCTCAACTTTCTAACTTTTATCATATATAATTCTTTTCCATTTAGACTATTTATTTTGCTACTGTGAATAGttcttattataatataaagaaaaaatcaCAATGccaataattttcatatatatgtgtgcatttttttatcttatttatctaATGGTTTATGATTATTCTATCAACATATTTTTTAGGAAAATGTTAATAAGTTTGCAgtgatatttaaagaaataaagtaCCATTGTGATATTGCACcactattagtaatttttttattgcattcagtactaaaagtaattaaatgcaaaatatatatataaaataataatattttcatttgtCAAAAAATCTCTTGAGAACGTACCAATAATAAGATGGGTGTATGTTTGATACCTAAGTAGATTTGTTGAGAAAAACCTTTTGTGGAAGAAGCTTGGAGCTCTTTTTCCCTGCTGGAGCGGGCGGCTACCGGTTGGCCGTCGCTCACACTTCCTTTCAGTTTTTCCGACCCCTTTCATTATTCTATAGAATTGAAAAATATTATGGATTTATGCATAAACTATGTACGAAAtcttaaaaattccaaaaaacgTGTCGTAGGGCTATCACATTAAACCCCAAGCCCAAAAAGGTCCACATGGAAGTAACCAAGTATCGGATGAATAGATGTCCACAAAAATGGTGGGGCATTGGGCATGCATGTATGCCGCCCACCTACTTCTTAAAATTCACCTGCCAGTCTTGCCTTCTCCACCCACCTAACCTACTACACTTGTGGTCGTATTGCTACCTTTAGTGTTTGCTTTGGTCCTCGTCATCACTAGCTGCTTCAATTTTAAACttgtcatttttttttctaaataaaattacatatacaTATCAAGATTATGGTTACGAaactatttctaaaattttaaaatatatatcaaGTTTAAATCTTgtcaatatttaaatttaatttaattttatattaattttttaattatttattaacttattaATTGATTCATTTGCTAGATTTAATTTACTGTTTTTTAATAGGATGTAACTTGTCCTagctattaaaatattttaaactaaaggaaaaaatcaattaagccattgaaaaaaaaaaagaaagtactCAATGAGCTCTTAAACATTAGAATTTCCATTAATTAAGCTTTTCTTATTATTAAAGTCAATGGTCAATTGTTAAAGACTAATAACtactattttatctatttttgggTTATTTTCACTATGTGTACGTCATGCTAAGATTGTGCTATGTGACAAAAttgatattttctatttaaaataaaaaatatatataaaaaattaaaaagttataaaaataaagaaaattgcagaaatatattaaaaaaattcaaataacaaaaaaatatataaattacgaaaaacaaaaaaattatgaaaaaaaattagaaactctataaaattattaaaatt
It includes:
- the LOC107957229 gene encoding uncharacterized protein — encoded protein: MSFTPPPPPVFTGENYHIWVVKMKTYLQAQDLWNVVENDAEPPPLRANPTIAQIRIMARNSPKQAWEKLKEEFMGSDKTKQQQLINLRKDFENLKMKESETIKQYSDRIMATVNSIRLLGEDFSESRVVEKVITTFPEKFE